The following DNA comes from Streptomyces sp. Ag109_O5-10.
GGCCGACGCCGATGTCCTCACCGCGCATCTCGACCAGTCCGTCGGTGCACATGACCAGCCGGTCGCCGGGTTCGACGCGCACCCGCAGCGACTCGAAGGCGACCCCGCCGACGCCGATGGGCGCGCCGGTGGGCAGGTCCAGGAGTTCGCTGCGCCCGTCGACCGCGCGGACCAGTACGGGAGGGATGTGGCCCGCGTTGGCGAGGTGCAGTTCGCTCCCGATCGGGTCGTAGACGGCGTAGAGGCAGGTGGCGAGGTAGCCGTCGCCGAGCCGCTGGGCCAGGTCGTCGAGATTGCGCAGGAGTTGGGCGGGCGGCAGGTCCATGGCCGCCATGGTCTGGACGGCGGTCCGCAACTGGCCCATCATCGCGGCCGAGTTGAGGCCGTGGCCCATCACGTCGCCGACCACCAGGGCGGTGCGGGCACCGGGGAGTTTCACGGAGTCGAACCAGTCGCCGCCGACCCGGCCGAGCAGGGTGCCCGGGAGGTAGCGGGTGGCGATGTCGCAGCCCGCCATGCGCGGCGGGATGTGCGGCAGCATGCTGTCCTGGAGGGTCTCGGCGACGCTCTCCTGGTAGGTGTACATGCGCGCGTTGTCGAGCACGAGCCCGGCGCGGGCCGCCAGTTCGGCTCCGGTGACGCGGTCCATGTCGTTGAACATCTCGCGCTCGGGGTGGCGCAGCAGGATCATGAAGCCGAGCACGACGTCGCGCGCCTTCAGCGGCACGACCAGCATCGAGCGGCCGGTGATCAGCGGCCGGATGTCGCGCTTCTCGAACTGGGAGGCGATGGCGTGGCCCATCTCCACGCTGATCCGCGGCACCAGGACCGGTTCGCCGGTGGTCATGCACTGGAAGAACGGGGTGTGCGCCGGAAAGGGCATGGCCTCGCCGACCGGGACGACGTCGTCCCAGCGGCCAGGTTCGTCGGTGTGCTCCAGGGCGACCCGGTGCCACATGGTGGTGGTGTCGGGCACACCGTCCGGGAACCCCTCGCCGGCGACGACCTGTTCGCGCAGGTAGGTGCCGGCGACGTCGGTGAAGCGGGGGACGACGGCTCTGCTGACCTCGACGATGGTGCGGGACAGGTCGAGCGAGGTGCCGATCTTCCCGCTGACCTCGGTGAGGAACTCGAGGCGCTCGCGGACGGCCGCGTACTCCAGGTCCTCGCCCTCGTCGTCGGCGAGTTCGGCGGGCACCGGGAGGCCCTGCGCGGCGACATGCGCCGCGCGCTCGCGGCGGGCCATCCGCTCGGTGCGCCGGGCCACGCCCCAGTCGGGGGTGACGGGCACCCGGTCGTTCTGGCTGAACTCCAGGATCGGGTAGCCGAGTTCGAGGACCTGGGCGACGATCCGGGCGCTCTCGTCGACGCTCATGCTGGGCAGGATCTCGGGCAGCCTGCGGGCGAGCTCCTCCGCGCCGGGGAAGTCGGTGTGCAGGGCGAAGCCGGGCGCGATGCGCTCGAAGGCGATCCCCTCGTCCCGCTCGGCCCGGCGCAGCCGCTCGGCGTCGGCGGCGAGCACCAGCAGTCGCTCGTTGCCCGGGCCGACCAGCGGGTACGCCCACCAGAGCACGTCGGCGCGGTCGCGGTCGGAGACGGTGAGCCGGGCGCGTCCGGCGGCCGGGAAGTTGAGCCGTCCGTCGAGGGAGGACTCCAGGTCGGGGCCGAGTCCGTCGTAGGCCGCGTAGGCGCCGTACGGGGTGATCTCGTCGTCCTCGGGGAGGGCGCCGGAGACGGGCAGCAGGTCGAGGACGGAGCGGCCGATGGCGTCCTCCTTGGCGGCGCCGAAGAGCCGCCGGGCGCCGGTGCTCCAGTGCGAGACGTCGCCGTCGCGGTCGACGACGACCACGGCCAGGGGGATGCGGCCGGACACACCGTCCCCAGCACCGAGGCCGGGATGCGTGTCCCGCTCGCTGCCTTGGTCCATGGCCCAGGCCCTCTCTCCCCACGGCTCCGCAAAAGATCTGTGCCGCCCGTCACTACCGTACGGTGGGCCCCCGTTGCGATGTGTGGCAATCCTGGAATTGGTTTCACCTGATCGCACCGGCGCGCAGGTCCGCGCCCCCGTGCGGCGCGCGAACCGCGTCCACCGTGCCCTGGCCGCTCCGCGCCCTCAGTCCTCGTGGCCGAGCTGGAGATCGCGTTCGGTGCGCCCGCCGCCCGCGACCTGGAGGACGGTGGCGACCGGCGGGTAGCCGGCGGCGATGACCGTGTACTCGCCCGAGGACAGGTCCACGAACCGGAACGTTCCGTCGGCGCCGGTGGTGAGGGTGTCGACGACGTTCCCGGCGGCGTCGAGCAGGGTCACCCGCGCGTCCTCCACGGGCCGTCCGCCGCCGGCCCGCACGGTGCCCTTCAGCACGGCGCCGCCCGCGAGTTCGACGTTCTGCCGGGTCTCCCGGGCGGCCTGGACGGTGACCGGGAGGGCGGCCGGGCGGAAGGCGGGGGCGCTGCCGGCGAGGGTGTACTCGCCGGCCACCAGCTCGCTGATCACATAGCCGCCCTCACGGCCGCTGCGGACGCTGGCGACGACCTCGCCGTGCACGTTGGTGAGGGTGACGGTGGCGTCCCGCACCGGGGTGCCGTCGGCGGTGAGCACGCTGCCCGCGAGCCGTCCGGCGCCGCCGAGGACGACGTCCAGCTCGACGGGCCGCTCGCCGACCGTCACGGTGACGGCCTGCGGCTGGTGGCCGCCGGCGGCGGCGATCAGGACGTACGACCCGGAGCCCGGGGTGGCCAGCGCGTACCGGCCGTCCTCGGCGCTGGCGCCGCGGCCGATCTGCCGGCCGACGGCGTCGATGAGGGTGAGCGCGGCGCGCGGCACCACGGTCCCGTCGGGGTGCTGCACCGTGCCGCAGACGGGGATCCCGGCGCCGGTGTGGGGCGACCGGGCCTGCGGGATCGGGGTGCCGGCGGCTGCCGGTGACGTTTCGGCGGTGGGATGGGACACCAGCGGTTTCTCCTTGAGGAAGCAGGCGACGAGCAGGCCGAGGACGAGCACCGGGACCAGGTAGAGGAAGATCCTGGGCATCGCGTCGGCGTAGGCGCGGATGTAGGCGTCGCGCAGCGCCGGGGGCAGCGCGTGGACGAGTTGCGGGGTGAGGGACTCGGGGTCGGGCAGGCGCGCGCCCGCCCGGACGGGGAGACGCCTGTGCAGGGCGTCGGTGAGCCGGTCGGCGAAGAGGGTCCCGAAGACGGCGGCGCCGACGCTGCCGCCGATCTGCCGGAAGTAGTTGTTGGCGCTGGTGGCGGTGCCGAGGTCGGCGGGCCGGACGGAGTTCTGCACGGCGAGGACGAGCACCGGCATCACCATGCCGATCCCGGCGCCGAGGACTGCCATCCAGATGCTGTACTGCCAGCGCGGGGTGTCGACTTCGAGGCGGGACAGCAGCCACATGCCCGCGGCGGACACGGCGCCGCCGAGCACCGGGTAGATCCGGTAGTGGCCGGTGAGGCTGATGAGCTGTCCCGCGACGATCGAGGCGCCGACGATCCCGCCCATCATGGGCAGCATCAGGAGCCCGGACTCGGTCGCCGAGGCGCCGTCGACCATCTGCAGGAAGGTCGGCAGGTAGCTGGCGGCGCCGAACAGGGCGACCCCGACGACCAGTCCGACCAGGCCGGTGACGTTGAAGACGGAGTCCCGGAACAGCCGCAGCGGGATGAGGGGTTCGGCGGCGTAGTGCTCGGCGACGGCGAACAGCACTCCGGCGACCAGCGCGCCCGCGCCAAGACCGAGGATGACGCGCGAGCCCCAGTCGTACTCCGTCCCACCCCAACTGGTCAGCAGCACAAGGCAGGTGGAGGCGGCGGCGAGCAGCAGCGTGCCCACCACGTCGAACCGGCCCCGGACCTTCGGCTTCGGCAGTTTGAGCACGACGGTGACGACGGCGAGCGTGACCAGCCCGAAGGGCACGTTGACGTAGAAGCACCAGCGCCAGGAGAGGTGGTCGGTGAAGTAGCCGCCGAGCAGCGGCCCGGCGACCGAGGCGAGGCCGAAGGCGGCGCCGATCAGGCCCATGAAGCGGCCGCGCTGCCGGGGCGGCACGATGTCGGCGATGATCGCCTGCACGCCGATCATCAACCCGCCCGCGCCGACGCCCTGGAGGGCGCGGAAGGCGATCAGCTGGTCCATGTTCTGCGCCCGCCCGGCCAGCGCCGAGCCGACGGCGAAGACGAGGATCGCGAACTGGAAGACACCCTTGCGGCCGATGAGGTCGCCGAGTTTGCCGTAGACGGGGAGGCCGACGGTGGAGGTGAGCAGGTAGGCGGTGATCGCCCAGGACATCCGGTCGAGGCCGTGCAGCTCGCCGACGATCTTCGGCAGCGCGGTGGCGACGATCATCTGGTCCAGCGCGGCGAGGAGCAGGGCGAGCATCAGCCCGCAGAAGACCAGCCGGGTGCGGCGCGGCCCGAGTCCGGAGACCGGGGCGGGTTCCGGCACGGGGACGTCCGCGGGCACCACGGCCGGCTCCTCGTACTGCACCAGCGTCGTTCCGCCCACGTACCGCTCCCCTCGTCGCGCCTGCGCACAATTGCCGCCTTATTTCCCGTAGGGCGACAACTGTGAGCAAGCGCGACGAGTTACGGCACGAGACCGGCCGATCCGGAGATCCACCCGAACCGGTGAGGGAGCCAACACCCGCTGTTCATCGGGAGGTTGCTCACCTCCGTGTGAACCGGTACGTGAACCGGTACTACTTCTCGACCTC
Coding sequences within:
- a CDS encoding MFS transporter — protein: MGGTTLVQYEEPAVVPADVPVPEPAPVSGLGPRRTRLVFCGLMLALLLAALDQMIVATALPKIVGELHGLDRMSWAITAYLLTSTVGLPVYGKLGDLIGRKGVFQFAILVFAVGSALAGRAQNMDQLIAFRALQGVGAGGLMIGVQAIIADIVPPRQRGRFMGLIGAAFGLASVAGPLLGGYFTDHLSWRWCFYVNVPFGLVTLAVVTVVLKLPKPKVRGRFDVVGTLLLAAASTCLVLLTSWGGTEYDWGSRVILGLGAGALVAGVLFAVAEHYAAEPLIPLRLFRDSVFNVTGLVGLVVGVALFGAASYLPTFLQMVDGASATESGLLMLPMMGGIVGASIVAGQLISLTGHYRIYPVLGGAVSAAGMWLLSRLEVDTPRWQYSIWMAVLGAGIGMVMPVLVLAVQNSVRPADLGTATSANNYFRQIGGSVGAAVFGTLFADRLTDALHRRLPVRAGARLPDPESLTPQLVHALPPALRDAYIRAYADAMPRIFLYLVPVLVLGLLVACFLKEKPLVSHPTAETSPAAAGTPIPQARSPHTGAGIPVCGTVQHPDGTVVPRAALTLIDAVGRQIGRGASAEDGRYALATPGSGSYVLIAAAGGHQPQAVTVTVGERPVELDVVLGGAGRLAGSVLTADGTPVRDATVTLTNVHGEVVASVRSGREGGYVISELVAGEYTLAGSAPAFRPAALPVTVQAARETRQNVELAGGAVLKGTVRAGGGRPVEDARVTLLDAAGNVVDTLTTGADGTFRFVDLSSGEYTVIAAGYPPVATVLQVAGGGRTERDLQLGHED
- a CDS encoding SpoIIE family protein phosphatase; the encoded protein is MDQGSERDTHPGLGAGDGVSGRIPLAVVVVDRDGDVSHWSTGARRLFGAAKEDAIGRSVLDLLPVSGALPEDDEITPYGAYAAYDGLGPDLESSLDGRLNFPAAGRARLTVSDRDRADVLWWAYPLVGPGNERLLVLAADAERLRRAERDEGIAFERIAPGFALHTDFPGAEELARRLPEILPSMSVDESARIVAQVLELGYPILEFSQNDRVPVTPDWGVARRTERMARRERAAHVAAQGLPVPAELADDEGEDLEYAAVRERLEFLTEVSGKIGTSLDLSRTIVEVSRAVVPRFTDVAGTYLREQVVAGEGFPDGVPDTTTMWHRVALEHTDEPGRWDDVVPVGEAMPFPAHTPFFQCMTTGEPVLVPRISVEMGHAIASQFEKRDIRPLITGRSMLVVPLKARDVVLGFMILLRHPEREMFNDMDRVTGAELAARAGLVLDNARMYTYQESVAETLQDSMLPHIPPRMAGCDIATRYLPGTLLGRVGGDWFDSVKLPGARTALVVGDVMGHGLNSAAMMGQLRTAVQTMAAMDLPPAQLLRNLDDLAQRLGDGYLATCLYAVYDPIGSELHLANAGHIPPVLVRAVDGRSELLDLPTGAPIGVGGVAFESLRVRVEPGDRLVMCTDGLVEMRGEDIGVGLATLCESAAHPAASMDDACDTIIRALNTRGGRKDDVALLMARLNGIEPEDVAEWGLALDPAEVRRARAVVREQLHDWGLARLADPAELMVSELVTNAVRHSHSRPVQLRLIRGETLLCEVDDDDHTLPTLLGVDPAAETGRGLRVVSTLAREWGTSRTAAGKTVWFELTAPRR